One window of Vibrio sinaloensis genomic DNA carries:
- the hisD gene encoding histidinol dehydrogenase, whose product MRTVVWQSLSESQQDSILERPAISEGANITAAVSEVIAKVRQDGDAALIELTERFDGVKPESIRVSEAEIDQACLRLSAEMKQALEQAYQNISKFHKAQKPQPIKVETQPGVVCEQVTRAIQKVGLYIPGGSAPLPSTVLMLGVPAKIAGCRKVVLCSPPPIADEILYVAKLCGIDEVYNVGGGQAVAAMAYGTETVSKVDKIFGPGNAYVTEAKRQVSNDFRGAAIDMPAGPSEVLVLADETADADFIAADLLSQAEHGPDSQVVLVTPSPIIADQVTDAVQRQLKQLSRADIAQQALASSLIIIAESITQSVAISNYYGPEHLIVQTKNPRELLPLLDNAGSIFLGDWSPESAGDYASGTNHVLPTYGYTRTYSSLGLADFSKRMTVQELSKEGLKNLAPTVVTMAEAEGLDAHKRAVTIRVEKLAGKA is encoded by the coding sequence ATGAGAACCGTTGTTTGGCAGTCATTGAGTGAATCACAACAAGATTCAATATTAGAGCGCCCTGCAATCAGCGAAGGCGCAAATATTACCGCCGCTGTTTCTGAGGTTATTGCTAAGGTACGTCAAGATGGTGATGCGGCATTGATCGAGCTGACTGAGCGATTTGATGGGGTAAAACCGGAATCGATTCGAGTGTCAGAAGCTGAGATTGACCAGGCGTGTTTAAGACTCTCTGCTGAGATGAAGCAAGCGCTTGAGCAAGCTTACCAAAACATTTCTAAGTTCCACAAAGCGCAGAAACCTCAACCGATTAAGGTAGAGACTCAGCCTGGGGTTGTGTGTGAGCAAGTGACGCGAGCGATTCAAAAAGTGGGCCTTTACATCCCCGGCGGCAGCGCACCACTTCCTTCAACGGTATTGATGCTCGGCGTACCAGCGAAAATCGCCGGCTGTCGTAAAGTGGTACTGTGCTCGCCACCGCCTATCGCCGACGAGATTCTCTACGTTGCCAAGTTGTGTGGTATTGATGAAGTATACAACGTTGGTGGCGGTCAAGCCGTAGCGGCGATGGCATACGGGACCGAAACCGTCTCGAAAGTAGACAAAATTTTTGGCCCGGGTAACGCCTACGTTACCGAAGCCAAGCGCCAGGTGAGTAACGATTTTCGCGGCGCTGCTATCGATATGCCAGCAGGTCCTTCGGAAGTCCTGGTGTTGGCCGATGAGACCGCTGATGCCGATTTTATCGCTGCCGATTTGCTGAGCCAAGCCGAGCACGGTCCTGACTCTCAAGTGGTATTAGTAACCCCTTCGCCGATTATTGCCGATCAAGTAACGGATGCGGTTCAACGTCAATTAAAGCAGCTTTCACGCGCTGACATTGCCCAGCAAGCACTGGCGTCGAGTTTAATTATTATTGCCGAATCGATCACTCAATCGGTTGCAATCTCTAATTACTACGGTCCTGAGCACCTCATCGTTCAAACTAAAAACCCGCGCGAGTTGTTGCCACTGCTTGATAATGCTGGCTCGATCTTCTTGGGTGATTGGTCGCCAGAGTCAGCGGGCGACTACGCTTCCGGCACTAACCACGTGCTTCCTACCTACGGTTATACCCGCACCTACTCAAGCCTTGGATTAGCAGATTTCTCTAAGCGCATGACGGTTCAAGAGTTGTCGAAAGAGGGGCTAAAAAATCTGGCGCCAACTGTGGTCACTATGGCAGAAGCTGAAGGGCTTGATGCCCACAAACGTGCTGTCACGATTCGCGTTGAGAAGCTGGCTGGTAAAGCGTAA
- a CDS encoding H-NS family nucleoid-associated regulatory protein — protein MSELTKTLLNIRSLRAFARELTVEQLEEALDKLTTVVAERKEAEEAERAAAAEQEAKLAAIAEQISKDGIDVDALISALAGESKTNSKAKTKRAPRPPKYKYVDASGKEKTWTGQGRTPSAIQTQLDAGKSLDDFLI, from the coding sequence ATGTCGGAATTAACGAAAACACTATTGAATATTCGTAGTCTGCGCGCTTTTGCTCGTGAACTTACAGTCGAGCAATTAGAAGAAGCTTTAGACAAATTAACCACTGTTGTTGCAGAGCGTAAAGAAGCGGAAGAAGCTGAACGCGCGGCAGCAGCTGAGCAAGAGGCTAAATTAGCCGCAATTGCTGAGCAAATTTCAAAAGATGGAATCGATGTAGACGCACTCATTTCTGCGCTTGCTGGAGAGTCAAAAACAAACAGCAAAGCAAAAACTAAACGCGCTCCTCGTCCACCAAAGTACAAATATGTGGATGCTTCTGGCAAAGAGAAAACTTGGACTGGCCAAGGCCGCACTCCTTCTGCCATTCAGACACAGTTGGACGCAGGCAAGTCACTCGATGACTTTCTCATTTAA
- the hisG gene encoding ATP phosphoribosyltransferase: MQTQRLRIAIQKKGRLSKESQALLKKCGVKFNVMGERLVVHSENMPIDLLLVRDDDIPGLIMDGVVDLGFIGENELEEVRLDRKALGEPSEFVTLRRLDFGGCRLSIAIDKDEEYNGPQDLAGKRIATTYPQLLKAYMDQQGVSFSTCMLTGSVEVAPRAGLADAIADLVSTGATLEANGLKEAEVIFQSKATLIQRKGEFDADKTALIEKLLTRMQGVQQAKESKYIMLHAPVSKLEQIKSLLPGAEDPTVLPLSSDKEKVAVHLVSTENLFWETMEQLKELGASSILVLPIEKMMG, encoded by the coding sequence ATGCAAACACAACGCCTAAGAATCGCAATCCAAAAGAAAGGCCGCCTTAGTAAAGAGAGCCAAGCCTTACTGAAAAAGTGTGGAGTGAAGTTCAATGTGATGGGTGAGCGTTTAGTCGTTCACTCTGAAAATATGCCGATTGACCTGTTACTCGTCCGTGATGATGATATTCCTGGTCTTATCATGGATGGGGTGGTCGACCTAGGTTTCATCGGTGAGAATGAGCTTGAAGAAGTCCGTCTAGACCGCAAAGCGCTCGGCGAGCCAAGTGAGTTTGTAACGCTGCGTCGTTTAGATTTCGGTGGCTGCCGCTTGTCGATTGCCATTGATAAAGACGAAGAGTACAACGGGCCGCAAGATCTTGCAGGAAAACGCATCGCCACGACTTACCCGCAATTGTTAAAAGCTTACATGGACCAGCAAGGTGTTTCATTCTCGACCTGTATGCTGACCGGCTCTGTTGAAGTGGCTCCGCGTGCAGGTTTGGCCGATGCTATTGCTGACCTTGTGTCAACGGGCGCAACGCTAGAAGCGAACGGCCTAAAAGAAGCCGAAGTCATTTTCCAGTCCAAAGCAACGCTCATCCAGCGAAAAGGCGAATTTGATGCCGACAAGACAGCACTTATAGAGAAACTTCTCACTCGTATGCAAGGTGTGCAACAAGCTAAAGAGTCGAAATACATCATGCTTCACGCTCCCGTCAGCAAGCTCGAACAGATCAAATCCCTACTACCTGGTGCTGAAGACCCGACAGTACTGCCATTATCAAGCGATAAAGAGAAAGTGGCGGTGCACCTGGTGAGTACCGAGAATCTATTCTGGGAAACCATGGAGCAGCTAAAAGAACTGGGTGCCAGTTCAATCTTAGTGCTACCAATTGAAAAAATGATGGGGTAA
- a CDS encoding Na+/H+ antiporter NhaC family protein, producing MNLIDFASSPLSLLPPLVALSLAIITRRVLVSLGVGIVLGAVLLNDYSLANAAGYIGTTVSSVFVEDGGLNTWNMSIVGFLLLLGMMTALLTLSGGTRAFAEWAQSRVKSKRGSKLLAAFLGVFIFVDDYFNSLAVGAISRPVTDRFYVSRAKLAYILDSTAAPMCVIMPASSWGAYIMTIIGGILVSHGVTEYSALGAYVRLIPMNFYAIFALLMVFAVAWFGLDIGKMRDHEIAASRGQGFAKEQAEDSQEAHELNEELDIVESSGGKVSDLVLPIVLLIVATVASMLYTGGQALAADGVAFNLLGAFENTDVGMSLIYGGLVGLVVALYTVFKQGLAFNQISRTLWIGAKSMFGAILILVFAWTIGSVIGDMNTGKFLSTLAQGNINPHWLPVILFLLAGLMAFSTGTSWGTFGIMLPIAGDMAGATDIALMLPMLSAVLAGSVFGDHCSPISDTTILSSTGARCNHIDHVATQLPYALSVAAVSCIGFVTLGMTASVSLAFAAASVSFILVCVLLSVLSKSRMAACQDA from the coding sequence ATGAATTTAATTGATTTTGCATCATCTCCTTTGTCTCTTTTGCCGCCGTTAGTGGCATTGAGTCTCGCTATTATTACTCGTCGCGTATTGGTTTCGTTAGGCGTGGGTATTGTTCTTGGCGCTGTCCTTTTAAACGATTACTCGCTGGCGAATGCCGCTGGTTACATCGGTACCACAGTTTCGAGTGTCTTCGTTGAAGATGGGGGCTTGAATACGTGGAACATGAGTATTGTCGGCTTCTTACTCTTGCTTGGCATGATGACTGCGTTACTGACTTTGTCGGGTGGTACACGTGCATTCGCTGAGTGGGCGCAATCACGCGTTAAGAGCAAACGTGGCTCTAAGCTGTTGGCGGCTTTTCTAGGCGTGTTTATTTTCGTCGATGACTACTTTAACAGCCTAGCCGTCGGTGCGATTTCTCGTCCTGTGACGGATCGCTTTTATGTCTCTCGCGCCAAGCTTGCTTACATTCTTGACTCAACCGCCGCACCTATGTGTGTCATCATGCCAGCATCAAGCTGGGGGGCATACATTATGACCATCATTGGTGGCATCTTGGTGTCGCACGGTGTTACTGAATACTCTGCGCTTGGTGCTTATGTTCGTCTTATTCCGATGAACTTTTATGCCATCTTTGCGCTATTGATGGTGTTTGCCGTGGCATGGTTTGGCCTTGATATTGGCAAGATGCGCGACCACGAAATCGCGGCATCGCGAGGTCAGGGTTTTGCGAAAGAGCAGGCAGAAGACTCGCAAGAAGCCCATGAGCTGAATGAAGAACTGGACATTGTCGAGAGCTCTGGCGGCAAAGTCTCTGATTTGGTGTTACCGATTGTGCTGCTGATTGTAGCCACAGTGGCGTCAATGCTTTATACCGGCGGTCAGGCACTGGCTGCGGATGGTGTCGCGTTTAACTTGCTCGGCGCATTTGAAAATACCGATGTTGGCATGTCTTTGATTTATGGTGGCTTAGTCGGCCTGGTGGTCGCGCTATATACTGTATTTAAGCAAGGACTCGCCTTTAACCAGATTTCACGCACTCTGTGGATTGGCGCGAAATCGATGTTTGGCGCTATCCTGATCCTGGTTTTCGCCTGGACGATTGGTTCAGTGATCGGCGACATGAACACGGGCAAATTCCTGTCAACTTTGGCGCAAGGTAATATCAACCCGCATTGGCTACCTGTTATCTTATTCCTGCTTGCTGGCTTAATGGCGTTTTCTACCGGTACTTCGTGGGGAACGTTTGGCATTATGTTACCGATTGCGGGTGACATGGCCGGTGCGACCGATATTGCGCTTATGCTGCCTATGTTAAGTGCGGTACTGGCAGGTTCGGTGTTTGGTGACCACTGTTCGCCGATTTCAGATACCACCATACTCTCTTCAACCGGTGCTCGTTGTAACCACATCGATCACGTGGCGACTCAGCTCCCTTATGCGTTGTCGGTTGCAGCAGTTTCGTGTATTGGCTTCGTAACTCTAGGTATGACGGCGTCAGTATCTTTAGCATTTGCTGCGGCGAGCGTGAGCTTTATCTTAGTATGTGTGCTGCTCTCTGTACTGTCTAAGTCGAGAATGGCCGCTTGCCAAGACGCGTAA